A single region of the Salipaludibacillus sp. LMS25 genome encodes:
- the metG gene encoding methionine--tRNA ligase — MTFKEDDTMAGNDKTFYITTPIYYPSAKLHIGHAYTTVAGDAMARYKRLRGYNVRYLTGTDEHGQKIEQKAKEHGVTPQKFVDDIVAGIQDLWKKLDISYDDFIRTTEERHKKVVAKIFDQLLEQGDIYLGEYEGWYSISDETFYTGLQLDDKEYDQNGNIIGGKSPDSGHPVQWVREQSYFFKMSNYSERLLKFYEENPEFIQPESRKNEMINNFIKPGLEDLAVSRTSFDWGVKVNKDPKHVVYVWIDALSNYITALGYGSEDDQNYRTFWPADVHLVGKEIVRFHTIYWPIMLMALDLPLPKKVFGHGWLLMKDGKMSKSKGNVVDPVPLIDRYGLDALRYYLLREVPFGADGVFTPEGFVHRVNYDLANDLGNLLNRTVAMINKYFDGQVPPYVKDATSFDESLVELVSATIDKVEKAMEDMEFSVALTAIGQLISRTNKYIDETQPWILAKDEQAKGQLGSVMHHLVESLRQVSILLQPFLTETPAKVWEQLGVSNELTTWESLGTFGEMPSGTSVIAKGEPLFPRLDVKEEVAEIIKMMGGTPLSEETNNEAEVTDMDVPEVDEITIEDFSKVDLRVAEVIQAEKVKKADKLLKIQLDLGYEKRQVVSGIAKYYEPEQLVGQKVICVTNLKPVKLRGELSQGMILAGSYDKDLTLATVAKNLPNGSQVK, encoded by the coding sequence ATGACATTTAAGGAGGATGACACAATGGCAGGGAATGACAAAACATTTTATATTACGACGCCGATTTATTACCCAAGTGCAAAACTACATATCGGCCATGCTTATACGACGGTTGCGGGGGATGCAATGGCAAGATATAAGCGTCTGCGCGGTTATAATGTTAGATACTTAACAGGGACAGATGAACACGGTCAAAAAATTGAACAAAAAGCGAAAGAACATGGTGTGACACCACAAAAATTTGTAGACGACATTGTGGCTGGTATTCAAGATCTATGGAAAAAACTTGATATCTCATATGATGACTTCATTCGTACGACGGAAGAACGCCACAAAAAAGTCGTCGCTAAAATATTCGATCAGTTACTAGAGCAGGGGGATATTTATCTTGGGGAATATGAAGGTTGGTATTCCATATCTGACGAAACATTTTATACTGGCTTACAGCTCGACGATAAAGAATATGATCAGAATGGAAATATTATTGGCGGAAAAAGTCCAGATAGCGGGCATCCAGTACAGTGGGTGAGGGAGCAATCTTATTTTTTCAAAATGAGTAACTATTCTGAGCGGTTACTAAAGTTTTATGAGGAAAATCCGGAATTCATCCAGCCTGAGTCACGAAAAAATGAAATGATAAACAACTTTATTAAGCCAGGTCTTGAGGATTTAGCCGTTTCAAGAACGTCATTTGATTGGGGAGTAAAAGTTAATAAAGATCCAAAGCACGTTGTTTATGTGTGGATTGATGCTCTATCTAACTATATTACAGCGTTAGGTTATGGCAGTGAGGATGATCAAAACTATCGGACTTTTTGGCCAGCAGATGTGCATCTTGTAGGGAAAGAAATTGTTAGATTCCATACAATTTATTGGCCAATCATGCTGATGGCTCTGGATCTGCCTCTTCCGAAAAAAGTGTTTGGGCACGGTTGGCTTCTAATGAAAGATGGTAAAATGTCTAAATCAAAAGGGAACGTGGTCGATCCTGTTCCACTAATAGACAGATATGGCTTGGATGCTCTTCGTTATTATTTGCTTCGTGAGGTACCATTTGGAGCTGATGGCGTGTTTACACCGGAAGGCTTTGTGCATCGTGTGAATTATGATTTGGCAAATGACCTCGGGAATCTCCTTAATCGGACAGTAGCGATGATTAATAAATATTTTGATGGACAAGTGCCACCTTACGTGAAGGATGCGACCTCTTTTGATGAGTCACTTGTGGAACTTGTCTCTGCTACCATTGATAAAGTGGAAAAAGCAATGGAAGACATGGAGTTTTCTGTCGCTTTAACGGCAATCGGCCAGCTTATTAGTCGTACAAATAAATATATTGATGAAACGCAACCGTGGATTCTTGCTAAAGATGAGCAAGCAAAAGGTCAATTAGGCTCTGTTATGCACCATCTAGTAGAATCCTTGCGCCAAGTTTCGATTCTTTTACAACCATTTTTAACGGAAACACCGGCCAAAGTATGGGAGCAATTAGGGGTTTCAAATGAGCTAACTACGTGGGAATCATTAGGAACATTTGGAGAAATGCCATCCGGTACTAGTGTCATTGCGAAAGGAGAGCCACTTTTCCCGCGTCTGGACGTAAAAGAAGAAGTGGCTGAAATTATAAAAATGATGGGTGGAACGCCTCTCTCAGAAGAGACGAATAATGAAGCTGAGGTTACGGATATGGATGTACCTGAAGTAGATGAAATCACGATCGAGGATTTCTCTAAAGTAGACCTTCGTGTTGCAGAAGTTATCCAAGCTGAAAAAGTAAAGAAAGCAGATAAACTACTAAAAATACAGCTTGATTTAGGCTATGAGAAAAGACAGGTCGTCTCAGGGATTGCTAAATATTATGAGCCAGAGCAATTAGTGGGTCAAAAAGTTATTTGTGTCACGAATTTAAAGCCTGTCAAACTCCGCGGAGAATTGTCTCAAGGTATGATTCTTGCTGGGTCTTATGACAAGGACTTAACATTAGCCACAGTAGCTAAGAATTTGCCAAACGGCTCTCAAGTTAAATAA
- the rnmV gene encoding ribonuclease M5 codes for MAKKIKEMIVVEGKNDTNTLKNWFDCDTIETNGSAISLETIEKIRLALQKRGVIVMTDPDYPGEKIRKTIDQHVPGCKHAFLPKEVARDLKRQKIGIEHATKENLWLALEAAKPSFSEESNEEETNDVTRASLQKAGLIAGGLAKRRRELLGKELCIGYTNGKQLYKRLKQFRVTQEDFERALANVEKELYKHG; via the coding sequence ATGGCAAAAAAAATTAAGGAAATGATTGTCGTTGAAGGTAAAAATGATACGAACACCCTTAAAAACTGGTTTGATTGCGATACGATCGAAACGAACGGATCGGCAATCTCCTTAGAAACGATTGAAAAAATCCGCCTCGCGTTACAAAAGCGTGGTGTTATTGTGATGACAGATCCAGACTATCCTGGTGAGAAGATCAGGAAAACAATCGACCAGCATGTACCAGGGTGTAAGCATGCTTTTTTACCAAAAGAGGTTGCCAGAGATTTGAAACGACAAAAAATTGGTATTGAGCATGCGACGAAGGAAAATCTCTGGTTAGCCCTTGAAGCAGCCAAACCATCATTTAGCGAGGAAAGTAACGAGGAAGAAACAAATGATGTCACGCGAGCTTCTTTACAGAAAGCAGGTTTGATTGCTGGCGGCTTAGCTAAACGACGTCGTGAGCTACTCGGTAAAGAATTGTGTATCGGCTATACTAATGGCAAACAGCTATATAAAAGACTAAAACAATTTAGAGTCACGCAAGAGGATTTCGAAAGAGCGCTGGCCAATGTTGAGAAGGAGCTGTATAAACATGGTTAA
- the rsmA gene encoding 16S rRNA (adenine(1518)-N(6)/adenine(1519)-N(6))-dimethyltransferase RsmA, with product MVKDIATPARTQEILKKHGFSFKKSLGQNFLIDTNILRNIVEAANLSDTSGVLEIGPGIGALTEQSAKVAERVLAFEIDQRLIPILKETLAPFPHVNVIHKDVLKANVREEMMHFFREGQDVAVVANLPYYITTPILMKLLEEKLPVRVIVVMLQKEVAERISAAPGSKDYGSLSIAAQYYAEAETVFTVPKTVFIPQPNVDSAILRLTIRDKPPVKVNSEQRFFQIVKASFAQRRKTLLNNLSAYFKETLSKREVAENLQGLNIDPKRRAESLSMVEFARIENSIDEKQ from the coding sequence ATGGTTAAGGATATTGCCACACCAGCGAGAACACAAGAGATTTTAAAGAAACACGGCTTTTCTTTTAAAAAAAGCTTAGGACAGAATTTTCTCATTGACACGAACATTCTAAGAAACATTGTTGAGGCTGCAAATTTATCGGACACATCAGGTGTGCTAGAAATTGGGCCAGGCATTGGGGCCTTGACTGAGCAATCAGCTAAAGTCGCGGAACGGGTGTTAGCTTTTGAAATTGATCAACGGCTTATCCCTATATTAAAAGAAACGTTAGCCCCTTTCCCTCATGTTAATGTGATCCATAAAGATGTGTTAAAGGCAAACGTTAGGGAAGAGATGATGCATTTTTTTCGTGAAGGTCAGGATGTAGCTGTTGTAGCGAATTTACCTTACTACATCACGACACCTATATTAATGAAATTGCTTGAGGAAAAATTGCCGGTAAGAGTGATTGTTGTCATGCTTCAAAAAGAAGTGGCAGAACGCATTTCAGCTGCCCCTGGATCAAAAGATTACGGTTCCCTTTCGATTGCAGCTCAATATTATGCGGAGGCAGAAACTGTTTTTACGGTACCTAAAACAGTGTTCATTCCCCAGCCTAATGTAGATTCAGCTATTTTAAGACTGACTATTAGAGATAAACCACCTGTTAAGGTGAATAGTGAACAACGCTTCTTTCAAATTGTCAAAGCCTCCTTTGCTCAACGAAGAAAAACATTATTAAATAATCTTTCTGCCTATTTTAAAGAGACGTTAAGTAAACGTGAAGTAGCAGAAAATCTACAGGGCTTAAATATTGATCCGAAAAGGCGTGCAGAATCTCTTTCAATGGTGGAATTCGCGCGTATTGAAAACAGTATAGATGAAAAACAATAG
- a CDS encoding G5 and 3D domain-containing protein translates to MIQWTKQLPVRFAWRKIAVSSVGVLTLMTVLVLAIYELTKTEVTVEANGELLSVYTHASTVGEVLDEQNIEVGEHDLIEPTTNTAIDDAMTITYKHAQEVYVHLDEEEETVFTTSDTVGELMDELDIEVEEYDDVTPPVEEPVIEGLTIHYESAFQVTVFSDGEEETLWTTSTTVADFLEQESITLEELDRVEPSGDETLVEETELHVIRVEKVTDVVEEAVDFATVTEKDSSLEEGSEKVKQQGQEGKIEKHYEVIFENGEEVSRELVKENIVEESEDQIVAVGTQKSTETVSRGSNSSSDSGSSSASSDSSSSNEWQTFTATAYTANCNGCSGVTSTGIDLNANPNANVIAVDPNVIPLGSRVEVKGHGTYIAGDTGGAIQGNKIDIFIPNRDQVRAFGRRTVELRVLD, encoded by the coding sequence ATGATTCAATGGACAAAGCAGCTTCCTGTGCGTTTTGCATGGCGGAAGATTGCCGTATCCAGTGTTGGCGTCCTAACGTTGATGACTGTCTTAGTCTTAGCTATTTATGAGTTGACGAAGACAGAAGTGACAGTTGAAGCAAATGGTGAATTACTATCTGTCTATACACATGCTTCAACGGTGGGGGAAGTACTGGATGAACAAAACATTGAAGTAGGCGAACATGATCTTATAGAACCAACTACAAATACAGCAATCGATGACGCAATGACGATCACATATAAACATGCCCAAGAAGTCTATGTCCATCTTGATGAGGAAGAGGAGACGGTGTTTACGACCAGTGATACGGTTGGAGAACTAATGGATGAACTGGACATTGAGGTAGAAGAATACGATGATGTTACACCACCAGTCGAAGAGCCAGTTATTGAAGGGTTAACTATCCATTATGAGTCGGCATTTCAGGTGACGGTATTTTCCGATGGTGAAGAAGAAACACTATGGACGACTTCGACAACGGTCGCTGACTTTTTAGAACAAGAAAGCATTACCTTAGAAGAACTGGACCGCGTTGAACCGTCTGGAGACGAGACACTCGTAGAAGAGACGGAATTACATGTTATCCGGGTAGAAAAGGTCACCGATGTTGTGGAAGAAGCTGTAGACTTTGCTACAGTCACCGAAAAAGATTCTTCGTTAGAAGAGGGATCAGAGAAGGTGAAACAACAAGGGCAAGAAGGAAAAATAGAAAAGCATTATGAAGTGATTTTTGAGAATGGTGAAGAAGTTTCCCGGGAGCTTGTAAAGGAAAATATCGTGGAAGAGAGTGAAGACCAAATAGTGGCTGTCGGTACTCAGAAGTCGACTGAAACGGTCTCCCGTGGATCTAATTCCTCTTCAGACTCTGGATCTTCAAGTGCATCAAGTGATAGTTCTTCCAGTAACGAATGGCAAACTTTTACTGCTACTGCGTATACGGCAAATTGCAATGGATGTTCAGGCGTGACATCAACAGGGATAGATTTAAATGCCAATCCTAATGCTAACGTTATTGCTGTAGACCCTAATGTCATTCCGCTCGGATCACGTGTGGAAGTGAAAGGGCATGGGACATATATTGCTGGAGATACGGGTGGTGCTATTCAAGGTAATAAGATTGACATTTTCATTCCTAACCGTGACCAAGTCAGGGCATTTGGAAGACGAACAGTTGAATTACGTGTATTGGACTAA
- the spoVG gene encoding septation regulator SpoVG, with product MEVTDVRLRRVNTEGRMLAIASITIDDEFVVHDIRVIDGNNGMFVAMPSKRTPDGEFRDIAHPISSKTREKIQSAVLGEYERAGEDEEAYEEAGAS from the coding sequence ATGGAAGTGACTGATGTGAGACTGCGCCGAGTTAATACGGAAGGCCGCATGCTAGCGATTGCATCTATTACAATTGACGATGAATTCGTCGTTCATGATATTCGGGTAATTGATGGCAATAATGGCATGTTTGTGGCAATGCCGAGTAAACGGACGCCAGATGGGGAATTTAGGGACATTGCTCATCCTATTTCATCCAAAACTCGAGAAAAAATCCAATCGGCCGTATTAGGGGAATATGAACGAGCCGGAGAAGACGAAGAAGCATATGAAGAAGCAGGCGCTTCATAA
- the ispE gene encoding 4-(cytidine 5'-diphospho)-2-C-methyl-D-erythritol kinase, which produces MEKVFKAPAKINLTLDVLGKRDDGYHEVEMIMTTVDLADRIHLRLLTSNEIRIEVNKGHVPANKHNHAYQAAYLLKKAFNIQTGVSIFIDKKIPVSAGLAGGSTDAAAVLRGLNDMWNLGLTLEELANIGLKIGSDVPFCVYGGTAVARGRGEKLSFISTPPPCWVVLAKTPAGVSTKDIYGSLQLNNMSHPDTVGMIQAIEQQDFNGICRRLENVMEPATFKLAPEVKTIKERLIQFGADGTVMSGSGPTVFSLTRSDAKAERLYNGLKGFMEEVFVVRLLGDRYDTGEM; this is translated from the coding sequence ATGGAAAAAGTTTTTAAAGCCCCGGCGAAAATTAACTTAACGCTGGATGTTCTCGGAAAACGGGATGATGGCTACCATGAAGTGGAAATGATTATGACAACGGTGGATTTGGCTGACAGAATCCATCTTAGATTATTAACCAGTAACGAAATTCGAATAGAAGTTAATAAAGGCCATGTGCCAGCTAATAAACATAACCACGCTTATCAAGCGGCTTATTTACTAAAAAAAGCTTTTAATATTCAAACGGGGGTGTCTATTTTCATCGACAAAAAAATCCCTGTTTCTGCCGGTCTAGCTGGCGGAAGCACAGATGCCGCAGCTGTGTTGCGTGGCCTTAATGACATGTGGAATCTCGGACTTACATTGGAGGAATTAGCTAATATAGGTCTTAAAATTGGGTCAGATGTTCCATTTTGTGTCTATGGTGGTACAGCTGTCGCCAGAGGGAGAGGTGAAAAGCTTAGCTTTATATCGACGCCGCCTCCGTGTTGGGTAGTATTAGCAAAAACGCCAGCTGGTGTCTCTACAAAAGATATTTACGGGAGCTTACAATTAAATAATATGTCACATCCGGATACTGTCGGGATGATTCAAGCTATTGAACAACAAGACTTTAACGGTATCTGTCGCCGTTTAGAAAACGTCATGGAGCCAGCAACCTTCAAACTTGCTCCGGAAGTTAAGACGATCAAAGAGAGGCTTATTCAATTTGGAGCAGACGGCACAGTGATGAGTGGAAGTGGCCCTACCGTCTTTTCATTAACTCGCAGTGATGCTAAAGCGGAGAGACTTTATAATGGTTTAAAAGGGTTTATGGAAGAAGTGTTTGTTGTTCGTCTTTTAGGTGATCGTTACGATACGGGAGAGATGTAA
- the purR gene encoding pur operon repressor: MKYRRSGRLVDMTHYLLAHPHQLIPLTFFSSRYQSAKSSISEDIGIVKEILEKKHLGTVATSAGASGGVTFIPTVNMTESAQLIDQLCDKLQDPERLLPGGYLYMMDIIGDPALMQELGRIFASHYRHSDVNAVMTMATKGIPIAYAVATHLHVPVCIVRHEQRITEGSIVSINYVSGSTKRIQTMSLARRSLAPNSNVLIVDDFMKAGGTIRGMMDLVKEFQSTVAGVGVLTEAVHEEEKLVNAYTSLTKLSQVDEKKQRIQVERGTIFN, translated from the coding sequence ATGAAATACCGACGAAGCGGGCGTTTAGTGGATATGACTCACTATTTATTAGCGCATCCACATCAGCTTATACCTTTAACATTTTTTTCTAGCCGGTATCAATCAGCAAAATCGTCTATTAGTGAGGACATCGGTATCGTGAAAGAGATTTTGGAAAAGAAGCACTTAGGAACAGTTGCCACATCGGCTGGTGCATCTGGTGGTGTCACGTTCATTCCGACAGTTAACATGACGGAATCGGCACAACTTATCGATCAGCTGTGCGATAAACTTCAAGACCCAGAGAGATTATTGCCCGGTGGTTATTTATATATGATGGATATTATTGGGGATCCGGCGTTAATGCAAGAATTGGGTAGAATATTCGCGTCTCATTACCGTCATAGTGATGTGAATGCTGTCATGACAATGGCCACGAAAGGGATACCAATTGCGTACGCTGTAGCTACACATCTACATGTCCCTGTTTGTATTGTCCGACATGAACAAAGAATTACAGAAGGGTCGATTGTAAGCATTAACTATGTATCGGGATCAACTAAAAGGATTCAGACGATGTCGCTCGCAAGAAGAAGTCTTGCCCCGAACTCTAACGTTCTTATCGTGGATGATTTTATGAAAGCCGGTGGGACGATTCGCGGGATGATGGATCTTGTAAAAGAGTTTCAATCCACGGTAGCAGGGGTCGGGGTTCTAACTGAAGCTGTTCATGAAGAGGAGAAGCTTGTCAATGCCTATACCTCTTTAACAAAGCTGTCACAAGTAGATGAAAAGAAACAACGTATTCAAGTTGAGCGTGGCACTATTTTTAATTGA
- a CDS encoding small, acid-soluble spore protein, alpha/beta type, with amino-acid sequence MSRRRGVMSDQFKEELAKELGFYDTVKKEGWGGIRSRDAGNMVKRAIEIAQEHAKK; translated from the coding sequence ATGAGTAGACGCCGTGGTGTCATGTCAGATCAGTTTAAAGAAGAGCTTGCAAAAGAACTGGGATTTTATGATACCGTCAAAAAAGAAGGATGGGGCGGAATTCGTTCGAGAGATGCCGGTAACATGGTAAAGCGAGCGATTGAAATCGCTCAGGAGCATGCTAAAAAGTAG
- a CDS encoding AbrB/MazE/SpoVT family DNA-binding domain-containing protein, giving the protein MKSTGIVRKVDELGRVVIPIELRRTLDIAEKDALEIYVDDERIVLKKYKPNMTCQITGEVSDDNLSLANGKIILSPIGAKEIVRELENYIEKQEK; this is encoded by the coding sequence ATGAAATCTACCGGTATTGTACGTAAAGTTGACGAATTAGGGCGCGTGGTTATTCCAATCGAATTACGCCGTACTTTGGATATTGCTGAGAAAGATGCTTTAGAAATCTATGTTGATGACGAGCGTATCGTTCTCAAAAAGTATAAGCCAAACATGACCTGTCAGATTACTGGGGAAGTTTCTGACGACAACCTTTCTTTAGCAAATGGGAAAATTATCCTAAGCCCAATTGGTGCTAAAGAAATTGTAAGAGAGCTTGAAAACTACATTGAAAAGCAAGAAAAATAA
- a CDS encoding TatD family hydrolase, with protein sequence MLFDTHVHLNADQFSDDVDHVIENAKQAGVETMLVVGFDEKTINKAMTLINHYDFLYAAIGWHPVDAIDLTDEYLTWIEELAEHPKVVAIGETGLDYHWDKSPVDVQKEAFRKQIQLAKKLKLPLIIHDREAHEDIVQVLKEEKAEEVGGIMHCFAGNSNIAQQCLEMNFYISFGGPVTFKNAKLPKEVAKNIPMERLLIETDAPYLAPHPYRGKRNEPAYVTLVAEKIAELKELSYEEVAQITTENAKRLFGIS encoded by the coding sequence ATGCTTTTTGATACACATGTTCATTTAAACGCTGATCAATTTTCAGATGATGTGGATCACGTCATCGAAAATGCGAAACAGGCAGGTGTCGAAACGATGCTTGTCGTTGGGTTTGACGAAAAAACAATTAATAAAGCTATGACGTTAATCAATCATTATGATTTTTTGTATGCGGCGATCGGTTGGCATCCAGTAGACGCCATCGACCTCACTGATGAGTATTTAACATGGATAGAGGAGCTGGCTGAGCACCCGAAAGTAGTGGCTATTGGAGAAACGGGCTTAGATTATCATTGGGATAAATCTCCTGTTGACGTCCAAAAAGAAGCATTTAGAAAACAGATTCAGTTAGCAAAGAAGCTAAAACTTCCGCTCATCATTCATGATAGGGAGGCACACGAAGATATTGTGCAAGTGTTAAAAGAAGAGAAGGCGGAAGAGGTAGGGGGTATTATGCATTGTTTTGCAGGAAACAGCAACATTGCCCAACAATGTCTAGAGATGAATTTTTATATTTCGTTTGGAGGACCGGTGACATTTAAAAACGCCAAACTGCCGAAAGAAGTAGCTAAGAACATCCCGATGGAACGCTTGCTTATTGAAACCGATGCCCCATATCTCGCTCCGCATCCTTATAGAGGAAAACGGAATGAACCAGCCTATGTGACGTTAGTAGCCGAAAAAATAGCGGAATTAAAAGAGCTCTCCTATGAGGAAGTGGCACAAATAACAACGGAAAATGCTAAAAGACTTTTCGGGATATCTTGA
- a CDS encoding Veg family protein gives MAKTLSEIKQALEANVGKKITIQANGGRKKMIERSGLLEGIYPAVFTVKLDRSEHSVERLSYSYTDVLTETVKLTMPEELADEA, from the coding sequence ATGGCGAAAACATTATCGGAGATTAAACAGGCTTTGGAAGCAAATGTAGGCAAAAAAATTACGATTCAAGCAAATGGTGGACGTAAGAAAATGATCGAACGTTCAGGTTTATTGGAAGGTATTTATCCTGCAGTGTTTACGGTCAAGTTGGATCGTAGTGAACATTCTGTAGAAAGACTCTCTTATAGTTATACTGACGTACTCACAGAAACAGTTAAGTTGACGATGCCAGAAGAATTGGCAGACGAAGCCTAA
- the yabG gene encoding sporulation peptidase YabG gives MAEFKVGQIVGRSSYGCDVLFRVHKLNEGIAELHGEEVRLVADAPIDDLVLIKEEERKERKKKQKVKEDSCYHLFRQARKLVREQNDYEMTSGYTKKNSYFEMPGKVLHLDGDQLYLKKCTDIYDRLGVPVYGVYLPEKEMPQQIAALIEMVRPDLLVITGHDAYIQSRGDKTDIKAYRNSKYFAESVREARKIVPYMDHLMIFAGACQSHFQSLLKAGANFASSPKRVNIHALDPVYVVSKVSLTPFTDRISVWDILKTTLSGEKGLGGLESVGAMRRGAPFFADKHDDNERHSGRHII, from the coding sequence ATGGCAGAGTTCAAAGTGGGTCAAATTGTAGGCCGTTCATCTTATGGTTGTGATGTCTTATTCCGCGTTCACAAATTAAACGAAGGGATAGCGGAGTTACATGGAGAAGAAGTGCGTCTTGTGGCTGATGCCCCAATTGATGACCTTGTCCTTATCAAGGAAGAGGAACGTAAAGAGAGAAAAAAGAAACAAAAGGTCAAAGAGGACAGCTGCTATCACTTATTTCGTCAGGCGCGCAAGCTGGTTAGAGAACAAAATGACTATGAAATGACATCAGGCTACACAAAAAAAAACTCCTATTTCGAAATGCCAGGAAAAGTTCTTCACCTAGATGGTGATCAATTATATTTGAAAAAATGTACAGATATCTATGATCGACTTGGTGTCCCTGTATATGGTGTCTACTTACCGGAAAAAGAAATGCCCCAGCAAATTGCTGCTTTAATCGAGATGGTCAGGCCAGATTTGCTTGTGATAACAGGTCATGATGCTTACATTCAATCACGGGGAGATAAAACGGATATTAAAGCTTATCGTAATTCTAAGTATTTTGCAGAGTCTGTTCGAGAAGCACGCAAAATAGTGCCTTATATGGATCATTTGATGATTTTTGCAGGAGCCTGTCAGTCTCATTTTCAATCACTATTGAAAGCAGGGGCAAATTTTGCTAGCTCACCTAAAAGAGTGAATATCCATGCTTTGGATCCTGTGTATGTTGTATCGAAAGTTAGCTTAACCCCATTCACAGACAGAATTAGTGTATGGGACATCTTAAAAACCACCCTCTCTGGTGAAAAAGGATTAGGCGGCCTTGAGTCAGTAGGTGCAATGAGAAGAGGGGCCCCTTTTTTTGCAGATAAACATGATGATAATGAGCGTCACTCAGGTCGGCACATAATATAA